The proteins below come from a single Caenibius sp. WL genomic window:
- the gyrA gene encoding DNA gyrase subunit A, with translation MKTSYLDYAMSVIVSRALPDVRDGLKPVHRRILFASQEGGMVAGRPYRKSAKIVGDVMGNYHPHGDSAIYDALARMTQSWSMRVPLVDGQGNFGSMDPDPPASMRYTEARLARVSNSLLDDLDKDTVDFQDNYDGSRREPQVLPARFPNLLVNGAGGIAVGMATNIPPHNLGEVIDGCLAFIENPAITTEELFEIIPGPDFPTAPLILGSAGARAAYTTGRGSILMRCRHEIEEGRGDRRSIVLTSIPFQVGKSNLVEKIAEAAKDKRIEGVSDIRDESNREGVRVVIDLKRDATPEVVLNQLWRHTPAQSSFPANMLAIRGGRPEVLSLRDMVQCFIQFREEVITRRTKFELNKARDRAHILLGLVVAVSNLDEVVAIIRSASNPAQAREKLLAREWPIGDIAPYIRLVEAFEPTAGEDALDTYRLSEIQVKAILDLRLHRLTALGRDEIGDELKELATAIEEYLSILADRAKLYRVMRGELEEVRSLYATPRIAEIAPAWDGLEDEDLIERDDMVVTVTLDGYIKRTPLSTFRAQNRGGKGRAGMATKDEDVVSDMFVTSTHNPVLFFSTAGKVYRLKVWKLPEGGPATRGRPIVNLLPALDQGETIATVLPLPEDEASWGALSVVFATAKGSVRRNSMDAFANIPSNGKLAMRFEDDSADRLIGVALLGSGDDVLLASRNGKAIRFAADEVREFTSRTSTGVRGMTLKDGDEVVSLSILHRVGTKPEERDDYLRFAPWKAEKEGQPEMDEARFTELVEKEQFILTICANGYGKLSSAYEYRRTGRGGQGITNIDNIRRNGPVVASFSATQANQLMLVTDQAKLIRIGLDSLRVIGRASAGVRLFDVADNEHVVSAVRIDEPEEAEVLEDAVEAGSSVETDSTDTPGGADSDEAV, from the coding sequence ATGAAGACGAGCTATCTCGATTACGCGATGAGCGTGATCGTGTCTCGTGCGCTGCCCGATGTGCGCGATGGGCTCAAACCCGTGCATCGCCGCATCCTTTTCGCCAGTCAGGAAGGCGGCATGGTTGCCGGCCGGCCCTACCGCAAAAGCGCCAAGATCGTCGGCGACGTGATGGGTAACTATCACCCGCACGGCGACTCCGCGATCTACGATGCGCTGGCGCGCATGACGCAGTCCTGGTCGATGCGGGTGCCCTTGGTCGATGGTCAGGGGAACTTCGGTTCGATGGACCCGGATCCGCCGGCTTCCATGCGATATACCGAAGCGCGCCTTGCCCGCGTTTCCAACAGCCTGCTCGACGATCTCGACAAGGATACCGTCGATTTTCAGGACAACTACGACGGTTCTCGGCGTGAGCCGCAGGTTCTCCCGGCCCGCTTCCCCAATCTGCTGGTCAACGGGGCTGGCGGTATCGCCGTCGGGATGGCCACCAATATCCCGCCGCACAATCTGGGTGAAGTGATCGACGGTTGCCTTGCTTTCATCGAAAACCCCGCCATCACTACCGAAGAACTGTTCGAAATCATTCCCGGGCCGGATTTCCCCACCGCCCCCTTGATTCTCGGTTCGGCGGGCGCACGGGCGGCCTATACCACCGGGCGCGGATCGATCCTGATGCGCTGCCGCCACGAGATCGAGGAAGGTCGGGGGGACCGGCGCTCGATCGTGCTGACCTCGATCCCGTTCCAGGTCGGCAAATCCAACCTGGTCGAAAAAATCGCCGAAGCCGCCAAGGACAAGCGGATCGAAGGCGTCTCCGACATTCGCGACGAATCCAACCGCGAAGGCGTCCGCGTGGTCATCGATCTCAAGCGCGATGCCACGCCTGAAGTCGTCCTCAACCAGCTTTGGCGCCACACGCCCGCGCAATCGAGCTTCCCGGCCAATATGCTCGCCATCCGTGGCGGCAGGCCGGAAGTGCTTTCGCTGCGCGATATGGTGCAGTGCTTCATCCAGTTCCGCGAAGAAGTTATCACCCGCCGGACCAAGTTCGAACTGAACAAGGCGCGTGACCGGGCGCATATCTTGCTCGGGCTGGTGGTCGCGGTTTCCAATCTCGATGAAGTGGTGGCGATCATCCGCAGCGCCTCCAATCCGGCACAGGCGCGCGAAAAGCTGCTGGCGCGCGAATGGCCGATTGGCGATATCGCGCCCTATATCCGGCTGGTCGAAGCATTCGAGCCGACCGCTGGCGAAGACGCGCTGGATACCTATCGCCTGTCGGAAATCCAGGTGAAGGCCATTCTGGACCTGCGCCTGCACCGGCTCACAGCGCTGGGCCGCGATGAAATCGGGGATGAGCTCAAGGAACTGGCCACCGCGATCGAAGAGTATCTTTCGATCCTGGCTGATCGGGCCAAGCTCTATCGGGTCATGCGCGGGGAACTGGAAGAAGTCCGCTCGCTCTACGCCACGCCCCGGATTGCCGAAATCGCCCCGGCCTGGGATGGGCTGGAAGATGAAGACCTCATCGAACGCGATGATATGGTCGTCACCGTAACGCTCGATGGCTATATCAAGCGCACCCCGCTTTCGACTTTCCGCGCGCAGAACCGCGGTGGCAAGGGCCGCGCGGGCATGGCGACCAAGGACGAGGATGTCGTCAGCGACATGTTCGTGACGAGCACACACAATCCGGTGCTGTTCTTCTCCACCGCCGGCAAAGTCTATCGTCTCAAGGTATGGAAACTGCCGGAAGGCGGCCCCGCCACTCGCGGCCGCCCGATCGTCAACCTGCTGCCCGCGCTGGATCAGGGTGAAACGATCGCCACTGTCCTTCCTCTGCCCGAGGATGAAGCGAGTTGGGGCGCTCTCAGCGTCGTCTTCGCCACGGCGAAAGGCAGCGTGCGCCGCAACAGCATGGATGCCTTCGCCAACATTCCATCGAACGGCAAACTAGCGATGCGGTTCGAGGACGACAGCGCCGACCGGCTGATCGGCGTCGCCTTGCTCGGTTCAGGCGACGATGTGCTGCTTGCAAGCCGCAACGGCAAGGCCATCCGTTTCGCCGCCGATGAAGTGCGCGAATTCACCAGTCGCACATCCACCGGCGTACGCGGGATGACGCTGAAGGACGGTGACGAGGTTGTTTCGCTGTCGATCCTCCATCGCGTCGGCACGAAACCAGAAGAACGTGACGACTACCTCCGTTTCGCCCCATGGAAAGCGGAGAAGGAAGGCCAGCCCGAAATGGACGAGGCGCGCTTCACCGAACTGGTGGAGAAGGAACAGTTCATTCTCACTATCTGCGCCAACGGGTACGGCAAGCTCAGTTCCGCTTACGAATACCGCCGTACCGGCCGTGGCGGCCAGGGTATCACCAATATCGACAACATCCGCCGCAACGGGCCGGTGGTGGCGAGCTTCAGCGCAACGCAGGCCAACCAGTTGATGCTGGTCACCGATCAGGCCAAGCTGATTCGCATCGGGCTGGATTCGCTGCGTGTCATCGGTCGTGCCAGCGCCGGTGTCCGGCTGTTCGATGTGGCCGACAACGAACACGTGGTGAGCGCCGTGCGCATCGACGAGCCGGAAGAGGCCGAGGTGTTGGAAGATGCCGTCGAAGCAGGCTCATCTGTCGAAACGGATAGTACCGACACGCCCGGTGGCGCCGATAGCGATGAGGCCGTTTAA
- a CDS encoding NYN domain-containing protein — translation MAAESLHNIALLIDADNASPAGIDSVLTVLAELGQVNIRRAYGNWRKTTLKGWADIVHRYGIEPQQQFDLTKGKNATDMKMTIDAMDMLYRGRVHGFGIMSSDSDFTPLAMRIRQDGYPVYGFGSGQTPEAFRQACTRFIDVDALTKAERAAKGQEQPQEKPRMDETLLNLLINAYNASKRDERGFAKLAEVGQRAGNRSSFDTRSYGYPRLIDLIEATPSFITERREGGQVWIKRLR, via the coding sequence ATGGCAGCAGAATCCTTGCACAACATCGCCTTGCTGATCGATGCGGACAATGCGTCTCCGGCTGGCATCGATTCCGTTCTTACCGTTCTGGCCGAACTGGGGCAGGTCAACATTCGCCGCGCTTATGGCAATTGGCGTAAGACGACGCTCAAAGGCTGGGCCGATATCGTCCATCGTTACGGTATCGAACCCCAGCAACAGTTCGATCTGACCAAGGGTAAGAACGCCACCGATATGAAGATGACCATCGACGCGATGGACATGCTTTATCGCGGGCGGGTCCATGGCTTCGGGATCATGAGTTCCGACAGCGATTTCACCCCGCTGGCCATGCGGATCAGGCAGGACGGTTATCCCGTCTACGGCTTTGGCAGCGGGCAAACCCCGGAAGCTTTCAGACAGGCCTGCACCCGTTTCATCGATGTCGATGCTCTCACCAAAGCGGAACGTGCGGCGAAGGGGCAGGAACAGCCCCAGGAAAAGCCGCGTATGGACGAAACGCTGCTCAATCTCCTGATCAACGCCTACAACGCCAGCAAACGGGATGAGCGCGGCTTCGCCAAACTGGCCGAAGTCGGCCAGCGCGCGGGCAATCGCTCCAGCTTCGACACACGCAGCTATGGCTATCCGCGCCTGATCGATCTGATTGAAGCCACCCCCTCCTTCATCACGGAGCGGCGCGAAGGCGGGCAAGTCTGGATCAAGCGCCTGCGTTGA
- a CDS encoding bifunctional 2-C-methyl-D-erythritol 4-phosphate cytidylyltransferase/2-C-methyl-D-erythritol 2,4-cyclodiphosphate synthase: MSAPSPSSGQATRFAAVIVAAGQGLRAGQPMPKQFAPWRGKPLLRHAVEALAAAGAAPIVVAIPEGADALARDMLGDIAGIDLVTGGATRQASVKVALERLAAASPQRVLIHDAARPVVPATVIERLLSALDTAPGSIPVLPVVDSLAIDRGGFMAGSAKREELRRVQTPQAFRFTDILAAHRSWTSASAAGDDAQVARATGLPVALVEGDTALCKITFAEDFMEDLPAIRFGTGYDVHRLADGEELWLCGVRIEHTQGLAGHSDADVAIHALVDALLGAAATGDIGQHFPPSDPQWRGADSSHFLRHAVALAGQAGYRVGNADVTIICEAPRIGPHRDAMRTRLAELMNVDIGCVSVKATTTEGLGFTGRREGIAAQAAATLIRIS, encoded by the coding sequence ATGAGCGCCCCTTCTCCTTCCTCCGGCCAAGCCACGCGATTTGCGGCTGTCATCGTGGCGGCGGGTCAAGGCCTGCGCGCGGGCCAGCCCATGCCCAAGCAGTTTGCGCCATGGCGCGGCAAACCGCTCCTCCGCCATGCTGTGGAAGCGCTGGCCGCTGCCGGTGCCGCCCCGATCGTGGTCGCCATTCCTGAAGGCGCGGATGCTCTGGCGCGGGACATGCTTGGGGATATTGCCGGGATCGATCTGGTAACGGGTGGAGCCACCCGCCAGGCATCGGTCAAGGTCGCGCTGGAACGGCTTGCCGCTGCCTCCCCACAGCGGGTGCTGATCCACGATGCGGCGCGGCCGGTTGTTCCTGCCACCGTCATCGAACGCCTCCTGAGCGCGCTCGACACCGCGCCGGGGTCCATTCCCGTCCTGCCGGTGGTCGATAGTCTTGCGATCGATCGCGGCGGTTTCATGGCCGGCAGCGCGAAGCGTGAGGAATTGCGCCGCGTGCAGACGCCGCAGGCATTCCGGTTCACCGACATTCTTGCCGCGCACCGATCCTGGACCAGCGCATCCGCCGCCGGAGACGATGCGCAGGTCGCGCGTGCCACCGGGTTGCCGGTAGCGCTGGTCGAAGGCGATACCGCTCTGTGCAAGATCACCTTTGCGGAGGATTTCATGGAAGACCTGCCCGCGATCCGTTTCGGCACCGGATATGACGTCCATCGCCTTGCCGATGGTGAGGAACTGTGGCTTTGCGGTGTCCGGATCGAACACACGCAGGGACTGGCCGGGCACAGCGACGCCGATGTGGCCATTCACGCCCTTGTCGACGCGCTTCTGGGCGCGGCCGCGACGGGGGATATCGGGCAGCATTTCCCCCCCAGCGATCCGCAGTGGCGCGGCGCGGATTCCAGCCATTTCCTGCGCCATGCCGTCGCCCTGGCCGGGCAAGCGGGCTATCGCGTGGGCAATGCGGATGTCACAATCATCTGCGAAGCCCCCAGGATCGGCCCGCACAGGGATGCAATGCGCACCCGCCTGGCGGAACTGATGAACGTTGACATCGGTTGTGTTAGTGTCAAGGCGACGACAACGGAGGGCCTGGGCTTTACAGGCCGGCGCGAAGGGATCGCCGCCCAAGCAGCGGCAACACTCATCAGGATCAGTTAG
- a CDS encoding CinA family protein produces MAVSGLLPDEIEELAKRVVEANTRAGRKVAVAESCTGGLVAAALTEIAGSSSVLDRGFVTYSNQAKMAMLDVPQDIIDTFGAVSVACVWAMAKGALAKSDADVAVAISGVAGPDGGTEHKPVGTVVFAQARRGEESTEPVAEMRKLDGSSRAEVRRQATLVALELLLP; encoded by the coding sequence ATGGCTGTAAGCGGCCTTCTGCCGGACGAAATCGAAGAGCTCGCCAAGCGGGTTGTCGAGGCCAACACCAGGGCCGGGCGCAAGGTTGCGGTCGCCGAAAGCTGCACTGGCGGCCTTGTCGCCGCCGCGCTGACCGAGATTGCAGGCAGTTCGTCGGTTCTGGATCGCGGTTTCGTGACCTATTCGAACCAGGCCAAGATGGCGATGCTCGACGTACCGCAAGACATTATCGATACTTTCGGCGCCGTGTCCGTGGCCTGCGTCTGGGCCATGGCGAAAGGCGCGCTCGCCAAGAGCGATGCCGATGTGGCTGTTGCGATCAGCGGCGTTGCGGGCCCCGATGGCGGCACAGAACACAAGCCGGTGGGCACTGTCGTTTTCGCTCAGGCGCGGCGTGGCGAAGAAAGCACCGAACCGGTTGCCGAAATGCGCAAGCTCGATGGATCGAGCCGCGCCGAAGTGCGCCGTCAGGCCACTCTGGTGGCGCTGGAATTGCTGCTGCCGTAA
- the trmFO gene encoding methylenetetrahydrofolate--tRNA-(uracil(54)-C(5))-methyltransferase (FADH(2)-oxidizing) TrmFO: MTHDIHIIGGGLAGSEAAWQLAQRGFQVRLSEMRGAPAERGGEMTPAHQTDGLAELVCSNSFRSDDDEKNAVGLLHHEMRRLGSLVMQAGEKARVPAGSALAVDRDVFSLAVQQALENHPNVTVVRERVDTLPVSSPAIVATGPLTAATLADSIGRATGADSLAFFDAIAPIVHFDSIDMDICWKQSRWDKKSGPDSDGKDYINCPMNKDQYLAFHQALLDGEKTTFKQWEENTPYFNGCMPIEVMAERGLDTLRFGPMKPVGLDDPRTGRWPYAVVQLRQDNKLGTLWNMVGFQTKLKHAEQVRLFRTIPGLEKAEFARLGGLHRNTFINSPVVLDRQLRLKGASHIRFAGQITGCEGYVESAAVGILAGLMAAEELAGRNWESPPRTTAMGALLAHITGDAEADSYQPMNVNFGLFPPLHDIKKKVRKEAYTDRAKADFGAWLETAQLMQA, translated from the coding sequence ATGACGCACGACATTCACATTATCGGCGGCGGCCTCGCCGGGAGCGAAGCGGCCTGGCAACTGGCCCAGCGCGGTTTCCAAGTCCGCCTGTCGGAAATGCGAGGCGCACCTGCGGAACGGGGCGGGGAAATGACGCCTGCCCATCAGACCGATGGCCTGGCGGAATTGGTCTGCTCCAATTCCTTCCGTTCAGACGATGACGAGAAGAACGCCGTCGGCCTGCTCCATCACGAAATGCGGCGGCTCGGATCGCTGGTCATGCAAGCCGGGGAAAAGGCGCGCGTTCCGGCCGGCTCCGCTCTGGCGGTGGACCGCGATGTCTTCTCTCTTGCGGTGCAGCAGGCGCTGGAAAATCACCCCAATGTCACGGTTGTCCGGGAACGAGTGGACACCCTTCCCGTATCGAGCCCGGCCATCGTGGCGACGGGGCCGCTGACAGCCGCCACGCTGGCTGACAGTATCGGCCGCGCCACCGGTGCGGACAGTCTCGCCTTTTTCGACGCCATTGCCCCCATCGTCCATTTCGACAGCATCGATATGGACATCTGCTGGAAACAGTCGCGTTGGGACAAGAAAAGCGGGCCGGACAGCGACGGCAAGGATTACATCAACTGTCCGATGAATAAGGACCAGTATCTGGCCTTCCATCAAGCCTTGCTGGATGGGGAGAAGACCACGTTCAAGCAATGGGAGGAGAACACCCCCTATTTCAACGGCTGCATGCCGATCGAGGTCATGGCCGAACGTGGGCTCGACACTTTGCGGTTCGGACCGATGAAGCCGGTGGGGCTGGACGATCCGCGCACAGGACGCTGGCCTTATGCCGTGGTCCAGTTACGGCAGGACAACAAGCTCGGCACGCTGTGGAACATGGTTGGCTTCCAAACCAAGCTCAAACATGCAGAACAAGTGCGCCTGTTCCGAACGATTCCCGGGCTGGAAAAGGCCGAGTTCGCCCGTCTGGGCGGTCTGCACCGCAACACTTTCATCAATTCACCGGTCGTTCTGGATCGCCAGCTGCGTCTCAAAGGGGCATCGCACATTCGCTTCGCCGGTCAGATCACCGGCTGTGAGGGCTATGTCGAAAGCGCCGCGGTTGGCATTCTAGCCGGGCTCATGGCAGCCGAAGAACTGGCCGGGCGAAACTGGGAAAGCCCGCCGCGCACCACGGCGATGGGAGCCTTGCTAGCCCATATTACCGGCGATGCCGAAGCGGACAGTTATCAGCCGATGAATGTCAATTTCGGGCTGTTCCCGCCCTTACACGACATCAAGAAAAAGGTGCGCAAGGAAGCGTACACTGATCGGGCCAAGGCGGATTTCGGTGCATGGCTCGAAACCGCGCAGCTGATGCAGGCGTAA
- a CDS encoding carbonic anhydrase, whose protein sequence is MSITPSLELASLIEGYRRFRENGWGRRRERWAALSEAQHPQVMVIACSDSRVDPAQIFDVDPGEIFVVRNVAAMVPPFETTPGLHGVSAALEFAVQTLKVKEVVVLAHGMCGGCKAALTQELRGTEPGEGGFIANWISLLDEAREPIARELGTKGRQAERAMEQASVKVTLDNLRTFPCVKEKEAAGKLRLRGAFFAISDGILHLLDEETGTFEPVS, encoded by the coding sequence ATGTCGATCACACCCTCGCTCGAATTAGCCAGCCTGATCGAAGGCTATCGTCGTTTTCGTGAGAATGGTTGGGGCCGCAGGCGAGAACGTTGGGCTGCGCTGAGCGAAGCGCAGCACCCGCAAGTCATGGTCATCGCCTGTTCCGACAGCCGCGTTGACCCGGCGCAGATTTTCGATGTCGATCCGGGCGAAATTTTCGTGGTGCGCAATGTCGCCGCCATGGTACCCCCGTTTGAAACGACCCCTGGCCTGCACGGGGTTTCCGCCGCGCTCGAGTTCGCGGTGCAGACGCTCAAGGTCAAGGAAGTGGTCGTTCTCGCGCACGGAATGTGCGGCGGCTGCAAAGCCGCATTGACGCAGGAACTCCGCGGTACGGAGCCCGGTGAAGGCGGATTTATTGCCAACTGGATTTCCCTGCTCGATGAAGCGCGTGAACCAATCGCGCGCGAACTCGGCACCAAGGGCCGGCAGGCGGAACGCGCGATGGAACAGGCCAGCGTCAAAGTCACGCTCGACAATCTGCGCACGTTCCCCTGCGTTAAAGAGAAAGAAGCAGCTGGCAAATTGCGGTTGCGTGGAGCCTTCTTCGCCATTTCCGATGGCATTCTTCATCTGCTCGACGAAGAGACCGGAACGTTCGAACCGGTATCATGA
- a CDS encoding type II toxin-antitoxin system RatA family toxin: MPAMQEVRRLPYSAGQMFDLVADVGRYGEFLPWVVATRVRSDSDTEMVADMLVGFKALREKFTSRVTKNRPREILVHYVDGPLKDLHNRWLFTALSDTECEIDFHVEFSFKSKMFEKLAGQYFEKAFHKMVAAFEARAQDLYGSSNSSATRVA; the protein is encoded by the coding sequence ATGCCCGCCATGCAGGAAGTTCGCCGGCTGCCTTACAGCGCTGGGCAGATGTTCGACCTTGTGGCCGATGTCGGCCGCTATGGCGAATTTCTGCCGTGGGTGGTGGCGACCCGCGTCCGTTCGGACAGCGACACCGAAATGGTCGCCGATATGCTGGTCGGGTTCAAGGCGCTGCGGGAAAAGTTCACCTCACGGGTGACGAAAAACCGGCCGCGTGAAATTCTCGTTCATTATGTCGACGGTCCGCTCAAGGACCTGCACAACCGCTGGCTGTTCACTGCGCTGAGCGACACGGAGTGCGAAATCGATTTCCATGTCGAATTCAGCTTCAAGAGCAAGATGTTCGAGAAGCTGGCGGGGCAATATTTCGAAAAGGCGTTTCACAAGATGGTCGCCGCGTTCGAAGCCCGGGCTCAGGATCTTTACGGCAGCAGCAATTCCAGCGCCACCAGAGTGGCCTGA
- a CDS encoding pyruvate dehydrogenase complex E1 component subunit beta: MAIELKMPALSPTMEEGTLSRWLVKEGDTVQAGDILAEIETDKATMEFEAVDEGTVGQIVVPEGTENVQVGTVIAILAAEGEDVSEAKPAKASKADKAEEEASEESAPAAPRPQAKARRNDPDVPAGTNMITVTVREALRDAMAEEMRRDDRIFVMGEEVAQYQGAYKVTQGLLEEFGPRRVIDTPITEYGFAGIGTGAAMGGLRPIVEFMTFNFAMQAIDHVINSAAKTNYMSGGQMRCPVVFRGPNGAASRVGAQHSQNYGPWYAHVPGLVVIAPYDASDAKGLLKAAIRSEDPVVFLENELLYGRSFELAQLDDHVLPIGKARIMREGSDVTIVSYSIGVGLALEAAEKLADEGIDAEVIDLRTLRPLDREAILTSLAKTNRVVVAEEGWPQCSIASEVAAICMEDGFDDLDAPVLRVCNEDVPLPYAANLEKLALIDANRIVAAVKKVCYR; the protein is encoded by the coding sequence ATGGCCATCGAACTGAAAATGCCCGCCCTCTCTCCGACCATGGAAGAGGGCACTCTGTCCCGCTGGCTGGTGAAGGAAGGGGATACCGTCCAGGCAGGCGATATTCTTGCTGAGATCGAAACCGATAAAGCGACTATGGAATTCGAAGCGGTCGACGAAGGGACTGTGGGACAGATCGTCGTCCCCGAGGGGACGGAAAATGTCCAGGTCGGCACCGTCATCGCGATTCTGGCGGCTGAGGGTGAGGACGTATCCGAAGCCAAGCCTGCCAAGGCTTCAAAGGCGGATAAGGCGGAAGAGGAAGCTTCCGAGGAATCGGCCCCTGCCGCGCCCAGGCCGCAGGCCAAGGCCCGTCGCAACGATCCGGATGTTCCGGCAGGCACCAACATGATCACCGTCACTGTGCGCGAAGCCTTGCGCGATGCGATGGCGGAAGAAATGCGCCGCGACGATCGCATTTTCGTGATGGGGGAAGAAGTCGCGCAGTATCAGGGGGCCTACAAGGTCACTCAAGGCCTGCTCGAAGAATTCGGCCCCCGGCGGGTGATCGATACGCCGATCACCGAATACGGTTTCGCCGGGATCGGCACTGGCGCGGCTATGGGTGGCCTGCGCCCGATCGTTGAATTCATGACCTTCAACTTCGCCATGCAGGCGATCGATCATGTCATCAATTCCGCGGCCAAGACCAATTACATGTCCGGCGGCCAGATGCGCTGCCCGGTGGTGTTCCGGGGCCCGAATGGCGCGGCCAGCCGGGTTGGTGCGCAGCATAGCCAGAACTATGGCCCGTGGTATGCCCATGTGCCGGGGCTGGTGGTGATCGCGCCTTATGACGCGTCGGATGCCAAGGGTTTGCTCAAAGCCGCGATCCGCAGCGAAGATCCCGTGGTGTTTCTTGAAAACGAACTGCTTTACGGGCGCAGCTTCGAATTGGCACAGCTTGATGACCATGTCCTGCCGATCGGCAAGGCGCGGATCATGCGCGAAGGCAGCGACGTAACGATCGTATCCTATTCGATTGGCGTCGGTCTTGCGCTGGAAGCTGCTGAAAAGCTTGCGGACGAAGGGATCGACGCAGAAGTGATCGATTTGCGGACGCTGCGTCCGCTCGACCGTGAAGCCATTTTGACCAGCCTTGCCAAGACCAACCGCGTGGTGGTGGCAGAAGAGGGATGGCCGCAGTGCTCCATTGCGTCGGAAGTGGCGGCGATCTGCATGGAAGATGGCTTTGACGATCTCGATGCCCCGGTCCTGCGTGTATGCAACGAGGATGTGCCGCTGCCTTATGCGGCCAATCTCGAAAAGCTCGCGCTGATCGATGCGAACAGGATCGTCGCGGCGGTCAAGAAAGTCTGTTACCGCTAA
- the lipA gene encoding lipoyl synthase has product MGPMNDLSSTPVNPERPRKPDWIRVKAPVSKGYQETRKLMRDLGLNTVCEEAACPNIGECWTKKHATVMILGDVCTRACAFCNVKTGMPRKVDPLEPEHVATAAAEMGLEHIVITSVDRDDLPDGGAGQFVKVIEALRRNTPDTTIEILTPDFRGKMRPAVEAIVAAGPDVYNHNLETVPRLYPTIRPGARYFASLRLLEEVKMHNPLIFTKSGIMMGLGEQRLEVHQVMDDMRSADVDFITMGQYLQPTPKHAKVEEFVTPQAFSAYGAIARAKGFLQVASSPLTRSSYHAGKDFAEMRAARQTKLEKGR; this is encoded by the coding sequence ATGGGGCCAATGAACGATCTGTCTTCCACTCCGGTGAACCCCGAGCGCCCGCGCAAGCCCGATTGGATTCGCGTCAAGGCGCCTGTCAGCAAAGGTTATCAGGAAACGCGCAAGCTCATGCGCGACCTGGGCCTTAATACGGTATGCGAAGAAGCAGCGTGTCCCAACATCGGAGAATGCTGGACGAAGAAGCACGCCACCGTGATGATTCTCGGCGATGTTTGCACGCGGGCCTGCGCGTTCTGCAATGTGAAGACGGGGATGCCGCGCAAGGTCGATCCGCTGGAGCCCGAACATGTGGCCACCGCTGCGGCGGAAATGGGGCTGGAGCATATCGTCATCACCTCTGTCGACCGGGACGATTTGCCGGATGGCGGGGCCGGGCAGTTCGTCAAAGTGATTGAGGCACTGCGGCGGAATACGCCGGACACGACTATCGAAATCCTCACGCCCGATTTCCGTGGGAAGATGCGCCCTGCCGTCGAAGCTATCGTGGCGGCGGGCCCGGATGTTTACAATCACAATCTGGAAACGGTGCCGCGGCTCTATCCCACGATCCGCCCCGGCGCGCGCTACTTCGCTTCGCTGCGGCTGTTGGAAGAAGTGAAGATGCACAATCCGCTGATCTTCACCAAGTCCGGCATCATGATGGGGCTTGGGGAACAGCGGCTCGAAGTGCATCAGGTGATGGATGACATGCGCAGCGCCGATGTCGACTTCATCACTATGGGGCAGTATCTGCAACCAACGCCCAAACATGCGAAAGTGGAGGAGTTCGTCACTCCGCAGGCGTTTTCGGCTTATGGCGCGATTGCCCGCGCCAAGGGATTCCTGCAGGTGGCATCCAGCCCGCTGACCCGTTCGAGCTATCACGCGGGCAAGGATTTTGCGGAAATGCGCGCCGCCCGGCAAACGAAGCTGGAGAAGGGGCGCTGA
- a CDS encoding squalene/phytoene synthase family protein, translating to MTEDDLVRLRMPQRLALTYASRSTRPGFAALFLLDTTLADIVRQAREPMLAQLRLAWWRDRFEQDVADRPAGNPLLASLADWVGEESALRGLVDGWEQLLADGPLTRNAMLGFAAGRAECFAALARLHGGSGDAAAQAGRLWALVDLASGLSDPHERETALALARIEGAPAHTLPRAMRPLTVLAGLAHRALKRADGALLAGAGDMLAAMRLGLLGR from the coding sequence ATGACCGAGGATGATCTGGTCCGTCTGCGCATGCCTCAGCGACTTGCGCTGACTTACGCCTCGCGCAGCACCCGGCCCGGTTTTGCCGCGCTGTTCCTGCTCGATACCACGCTTGCCGATATCGTGCGTCAGGCGCGTGAGCCGATGCTCGCCCAGTTGAGGCTGGCGTGGTGGCGCGACAGGTTTGAGCAGGATGTGGCTGATCGTCCGGCGGGCAACCCCTTGCTTGCCTCGCTTGCCGATTGGGTCGGGGAGGAATCGGCCTTGCGCGGTCTGGTTGACGGTTGGGAACAGCTTCTCGCCGATGGTCCACTTACACGCAATGCCATGCTGGGATTTGCCGCAGGCCGGGCGGAATGCTTCGCGGCTCTGGCTCGCTTGCATGGCGGTTCCGGGGATGCAGCGGCGCAGGCCGGGCGGCTGTGGGCGCTGGTCGATCTGGCCTCGGGGTTGAGCGATCCGCACGAACGCGAAACAGCTCTGGCACTGGCGCGGATTGAAGGTGCGCCCGCACACACTCTGCCGCGCGCCATGCGGCCGTTGACTGTTCTGGCCGGTCTGGCGCATCGTGCCTTGAAACGGGCGGATGGGGCACTGCTCGCAGGAGCTGGCGATATGCTGGCGGCAATGCGCCTCGGTTTGCTAGGGCGATAA